In Paralcaligenes sp. KSB-10, the following are encoded in one genomic region:
- a CDS encoding phosphatase PAP2 family protein — MPHPTDMYYRNSFFYILTQIIGVSVLLGWLAYSVQYSSLDMALTARFFDAASHAFPLREQWLAQALATAATWFVMPALIVVTGVMALRSGRGQAAQSTRAVLWTLFAVFCLTPLLVWALKHGTALPRPFFLAVFGGTGQLPNTFWAFGGVPAGGALPSSHAAVGYSLFGLYFAGWALNRPRLRWLGLVLAIVAGVALSVLRISQGAHFLSETIWSAAVAWLLCSLLFYPLVVTRHRKAATDTTDYTLDEIWRHLSIVQVQRRNTLTAYGVLFVCLLPFLSSAWPHDSWVHLTVQWVGLALILVAMLGRCWCMLYLGGRKGAELIHQGPYSISRNPLYWFSMTAVVGIGAQSGSILLGPILALFVYAVFNNVIDEEERLLRKVFGPKFGEYCAKVPRFGPKLSNWQSKDEVTVSVSGLWNTIRDALPYFLALPLFALIGWAQASGWLPVLIRLP; from the coding sequence ATGCCGCACCCAACCGATATGTATTATCGGAATTCTTTCTTTTATATTCTGACCCAGATCATAGGCGTGTCCGTATTGTTGGGCTGGCTGGCGTACAGCGTACAGTATTCCAGCCTGGATATGGCACTGACGGCGCGGTTTTTTGATGCGGCCAGCCATGCCTTCCCCCTGCGCGAACAATGGTTGGCGCAGGCGCTGGCGACTGCGGCGACCTGGTTTGTCATGCCTGCCCTGATCGTCGTGACAGGTGTAATGGCCTTGCGCAGCGGCCGCGGCCAAGCCGCGCAATCCACCCGGGCCGTGCTCTGGACCTTGTTTGCCGTGTTTTGCCTGACGCCGCTGCTGGTCTGGGCGCTCAAGCATGGCACAGCCTTGCCCCGACCGTTTTTCCTGGCGGTATTCGGCGGCACCGGACAGCTTCCCAACACCTTCTGGGCTTTCGGTGGCGTGCCGGCCGGAGGCGCCTTGCCCAGCAGCCACGCGGCTGTAGGCTATTCTTTGTTCGGCCTGTATTTCGCCGGATGGGCACTTAACCGGCCGCGTTTGCGCTGGCTGGGCCTGGTGCTGGCCATTGTCGCCGGTGTGGCTCTGAGCGTGTTGCGGATCAGCCAGGGCGCTCATTTCCTGAGCGAAACAATCTGGTCGGCCGCCGTGGCCTGGCTTTTGTGCAGCCTGCTTTTTTATCCCCTGGTGGTTACGCGCCACCGCAAGGCCGCGACCGATACGACAGACTACACACTCGATGAAATCTGGCGGCATTTGTCCATTGTTCAAGTGCAGCGCCGCAACACCCTGACCGCCTACGGCGTATTGTTCGTTTGCCTGCTGCCGTTCCTGTCCTCGGCCTGGCCGCACGACTCCTGGGTGCATCTAACGGTGCAGTGGGTGGGGCTGGCATTGATTCTGGTTGCAATGCTTGGGCGCTGCTGGTGCATGCTGTATCTGGGCGGGCGCAAGGGCGCCGAACTGATACACCAAGGGCCTTACTCCATCAGCCGCAATCCCCTGTACTGGTTTTCCATGACCGCCGTGGTAGGCATAGGCGCCCAGTCCGGCAGCATCCTGTTGGGACCCATCCTGGCCTTGTTCGTGTATGCCGTCTTCAACAATGTGATCGACGAAGAAGAGCGCTTGCTGCGCAAGGTGTTCGGGCCGAAGTTCGGCGAGTACTGCGCCAAGGTGCCGCGTTTTGGCCCCAAATTGTCGAATTGGCAAAGCAAAGACGAAGTGACCGTGTCCGTATCGGGACTCTGGAACACCATTCGCGATGCCCTGCCGTATTTCCTGGCATTGCCTCTGTTCGCATTGATCGGCTGGGCGCAAGCTTCGGGATGGTTGCCCGTGCTGATACGCCTGCCCTGA